Proteins from a genomic interval of Solea solea chromosome 10, fSolSol10.1, whole genome shotgun sequence:
- the LOC131467186 gene encoding uncharacterized protein LOC131467186 produces MKLTLLLLLVLVAAVAVVVPGLSEARVVSRCELKEELGRAIVLPRHLKIVKERILEILICELNRRSRLNTDLVRIFGKRRTTTAMPTTELTTLEPTTEPTSLEPATEPTSVEPATEPTTVEPATELSSIEPTTEPTSVEPATEPMSVEPATEPMSVEPATEPTTTETSTLEPLTEEATTTEITSATTPPESATTEPTTSESTLEITQITRGFRQKRHVNSVSSESESSEMTGSMKELLEGEESEESDEDEGYEASDESEDEESDEQDSEVSDEDEESKESGTRSKRSYRQWRPRKRRPRLSKGFYGLFQLADSTFCDSGYRRTWNKCRTDCLAFTDDDITDDIKCFVKTDAWYRLLRRASHTCHHVPSFNCP; encoded by the exons ATGAAgctgacactgctgctgctgctggtgctggtggcGGCTGTGGCAGTCGTGGTGCCCGGCCTGTCCGAGGCCCGCGTCGTCTCCAGATGTGAGCTGAAGGAAGAACTTGGGAGGGCGATCGTTCTGCCCAGACATTTGAAAATAGTCAAGGAAAGAATCCTGGAAATAT TGATCTGTGAATTGAACAGAAGATCCCGTCTGAACACTGACCTGGTCAGAATCTTCGGTAAACGCAGAACAACAACAGCCATGCCAACGACAGAACTGACGACCTTGGAGCCAACGACAGAACCGACGTCCTTGGAGCCAGCGACAGAACCGACGTCCGTGGAGCCAGCGACAGAACCGACGACCGTGGAGCCAGCAACAGAACTGTCATCCATCGAGCCAACGACAGAACCGACGTCTGTGGAGCCAGCGACAGAACCGATGTCCGTGGAGCCAGCGACAGAACCGATGTCCGTGGAGCCAGCGACAGAACCGACAACCACCGAGACATCAACTCTGGAGCCACTCACTGAAGAAGCCACAACCACAGAAATAACCTCTGCTACAACTCCTCCAGAATCAGCAACCACTGAACCAACAACTTCAGAATCAACCCTTGAAATCACCCAAATCACTCGTGGCTTCAGACAAAAGCGGCATGTCAATTCCGTCAGCAGTGAGTCCGAATCATCGGAGATGACCGGCAGCATGAAGGAACTGCTGGAAGGTGAAGAAAGTGAGGAGTCAGATGAAGACGAGGGTTACGAGGCGAGTGACGAGAGCGAGGATGAGGAAAGCGATGAGCAGGACAGTGAGGTAtcagatgaggatgaggagagcAAGGAGAGTGGGACCCGTTCAAAGCGATCGTATCGTCAATGGAGGCCCAGAAAGAGGAGACCACGTCTGTCCAAGGGGTTTTACGGGCTCTTCCAGCTGGCAGACAGTACCTTCTGTGATTCAGGTTACCGTAGGACCTGGAACAAGTGCAGAACAGACTGCCTCG CCTTCACCGATGATGACATAACAGATGACATCAAGTGCTTCGTGAAGACCGACGCCTGGTA CCGCTTGCTGAGGAGAGCTTCTCACACATGTCATCACGTTCCTTCCTTCAACTGCCCATGA